The nucleotide sequence CTTGACCTTCGCAACCTGCCCCAGGGCGAGCATCGATCCATCTTCGGTGCGGAGCGGCAATCTTTCCATCGCTGCCATGTCCTCGCGGCGATCTTCTGCGAGACGCACAACAATAGGAGTCCGTTGATTGCCTTCGATCATCGTTCCGACTTCACCACCAGCCAGCGCGGTTTCAATCAACCTGTTGAGATCGTCTGCGTGGACGTTGAATTTTTGCATCGCCTCGCGGTCAGGCTGGATCTCGATCATCGGGACTTTGCCGATCGCATCAAATTCGGTTTCAGCACCGCCGGGCATGCTATTGAGAACCTGCCTTACTTCACCTGCGAGACGCTCCAACTCATCATAGCTGGGGCCATAAATTTTACAGAGAAGATCCGCCCGCGATCCGGCCATGATTTCGTTGAAGCGCATTTGAATGGGCTGCGAAACGAGAATGTTCTGTCCCGGCACTTGCTGGAGAAGCCGGCGACGCATCATTTCCCCCAGTTCCTCCTTCGTGATGGTTTTGCCATCAATGAGCGGCCACTTTTCCTTCGGATGCAGCATCACGTAAGTGTCCGAGACGTTCGGTCCCATCGGATCTGATGCGACCTCGGCTGTTCCGATTCGTGAGAAAACGTCCCTGACTTCCGGAAACTCGCGTCGGATAATGGCCTCCGATTGCTTCTGCAAATCAACCGACGAAGTAAGCCCCGCACTGCTGCTTCGGATCAGTTGGAATGTGAAGTCACCCTCATCGAGTTGGGGAATGAACTCCGATCCGAGTTTTGAAAAGATGAAAAGTGAAAAGCCGAATAGCGCCACCATTGGCAGGACCACGAGCCAACGGAAACGCAGGCCGAAATTCAGAAGTGGTGTGTAGATTCGCTTCACCAGCGTCACCAGCCAGTTGTCCTTTTCCTTGATATTGCCGCCGAGCAGAAAGGAACAGAGCACCGGCATCAGGGTCACGGCTAGAACCAGTGAACCGGCAAGGGCCAGCATCACAACAATCGCCATCGGTTTGAACATTTTCCCTTCAATCCCTTGGAGAGCGAGAATCGGCAGGTAGACAACCGTGATGATCAATACCCCGAAAAACATCGGGTTTGCCACCTCTTTGGCCGAACGTAGAACTTCACGCGTCCGTTCCGCTGGTGTCAGTTTCCTGCCGAGGCTGTGTTGTTTCTCTCCCAAGTGCCTGACGATGTTCTCCACCATCACGACCGCGCCATCGATGATGAGGCCGAAATCGACCGCTCCCAAGCTCATCAGGTTGCCGGAGACACCCATGCGGACCATGCCGGTCATTGCAAAGAGCATTGATAGCGGGATGACCAGTGCGACGATAAACGCGGCACGGAAGTTACCGAGCAACAGGAATAGAACGACAATTACGAGAATCGCACCTTCCGTGAGATTTCTCTCAACGGTGTGGATCGTGCGGTTGACGAGTTCGCTGCGGTCATAGACAGGCTTGATCATCACGCCCAGCGGTAGTTTCTCCTGAATTTCTTCGAGTTTGGCCCTTACCGATCCTGCAACCAAGCGGGTGTTTTCTCCGGCGAGCATGATTGCCGCGCCAATGAGTGCTTCATCGCCCTCGTGGGTGCTGGCTCCCGTTCTGAATGAAGATCCGATTCCCACGGTGGCGACGTCACTCAAAAGGATGGGTTTGATACCTGCTCCGAATTTAAGAGGGAGCTTGGCGATTTCCTCGGCGGACGTCACCCGTGTGGGGGCACGCACGATCAACTGTTCTCCGCCGATTTCCACATATCCGCCACCGGCATTGTTGGTATTCTGTTCTACGATCTCGGCAAGGTTGCTGAGTGAAAGGCCGGACGCCGCCAACTTGGCGGGATCGGGTTGGATCACCAGTTGCCGTTCGTAACCACCGCTGGTGTTCACTTCCGCCACACCCACCGTGCCGCGCAAAAGTGGTTTCACCGTGTATTCTTGGATCTGACGAAGCGCCATCAGCTGTTCATCCCGGCTGGCGGGTTTGTCCTGGGCGTCCGGTTTGTAGTCCAGAGTGTAGTAGAAGATTTCCCCAAGTCCGGTTGCGATGGGAGCCAGCTTTGGCGAAAGGCCTTTGGGCAGATCGTCCAAAACACCTTGCAGACGTTCGGTCACCAGTTGCCGTGTCCGGTAAAGATCCACCCCATCCTTGAAAGTCATCGTCACCTGTGAGAGGCCGAATTTCGACAATGACCTGAGTTCGACCATTTCGGGTAGTCCGGCCATTTCACTTTCAATCGGGAAGCTTACCAGCTTCTCAACCTCTTCCGGAGCGAGAGCGGGAACAGCGGTATTGATCTGCACCTGCGGGTTGGTGATGTCCGGCACCGCGTCAATCGGCAGCCGGATCATCGCCCATACACCCACAGCCAGCAGGACAACGGTGCCAAGGAGCACTGCCACGCGCTGGCGCATGACAAAATCTAACAAATGGTTCAGCATGTGCGTTTAATGTCCGCAGGTGCAGGCCTTGCCACCGCGGAGCACTTGCAGCTCCGCCATCCAAAGCGATTTGACCGGTGTGGTGACGACTTGATCGCCCGCGTAGAGACCGTCAACGATCTCGATGGAACGGTCA is from Luteolibacter yonseiensis and encodes:
- a CDS encoding efflux RND transporter permease subunit; this encodes MLNHLLDFVMRQRVAVLLGTVVLLAVGVWAMIRLPIDAVPDITNPQVQINTAVPALAPEEVEKLVSFPIESEMAGLPEMVELRSLSKFGLSQVTMTFKDGVDLYRTRQLVTERLQGVLDDLPKGLSPKLAPIATGLGEIFYYTLDYKPDAQDKPASRDEQLMALRQIQEYTVKPLLRGTVGVAEVNTSGGYERQLVIQPDPAKLAASGLSLSNLAEIVEQNTNNAGGGYVEIGGEQLIVRAPTRVTSAEEIAKLPLKFGAGIKPILLSDVATVGIGSSFRTGASTHEGDEALIGAAIMLAGENTRLVAGSVRAKLEEIQEKLPLGVMIKPVYDRSELVNRTIHTVERNLTEGAILVIVVLFLLLGNFRAAFIVALVIPLSMLFAMTGMVRMGVSGNLMSLGAVDFGLIIDGAVVMVENIVRHLGEKQHSLGRKLTPAERTREVLRSAKEVANPMFFGVLIITVVYLPILALQGIEGKMFKPMAIVVMLALAGSLVLAVTLMPVLCSFLLGGNIKEKDNWLVTLVKRIYTPLLNFGLRFRWLVVLPMVALFGFSLFIFSKLGSEFIPQLDEGDFTFQLIRSSSAGLTSSVDLQKQSEAIIRREFPEVRDVFSRIGTAEVASDPMGPNVSDTYVMLHPKEKWPLIDGKTITKEELGEMMRRRLLQQVPGQNILVSQPIQMRFNEIMAGSRADLLCKIYGPSYDELERLAGEVRQVLNSMPGGAETEFDAIGKVPMIEIQPDREAMQKFNVHADDLNRLIETALAGGEVGTMIEGNQRTPIVVRLAEDRREDMAAMERLPLRTEDGSMLALGQVAKVKLVEQVNQIAREDTQRRVSVLINVRGRDTAGFVAEASKLIHERVRFPDGYYFEFGGQFKNLMEAKQRLMIVVPLALVLIFVLIFLSFGSLRQAVLIFFCVPLAVTGGIFALWLRGMPFTISAAVGFIALSGIAVLNGIMLISFINQLREEGKGLREAVVEGTLTRLRPKLMTALVASLGFLPMAIATGAGAEVQRPIATVVIGGIVTSTFLTLLVVPLLYEWLERKTKPRNQIPIEA